A stretch of the Clostridium fungisolvens genome encodes the following:
- the pheT gene encoding phenylalanine--tRNA ligase subunit beta, whose protein sequence is MKVPYLWLKDYVNIDIDANELADRLTLSGSKVEEVITSGEDITNVVTGKLLKIEAHPDAEKLVICQVEVGQEEPVQIVTGAKNMKENDIVPVALHGSTLPNGLKIKKGKLRGVPSNGMMCSEEELGIAGDEPVHGLMILPENTPIGKDIKDVLGLNKAVIDFEITSNRPDCLSVLGIARETAATLGIEYKNPSVEYKTSGTGNVEDIVKVEVKDALCRRYMARAVKDIKIEPSPTWMQERLLEAGVRPINNVVDITNFVMLELGQPMHAFDKREIKSNKIVVERAKENEKFVTLDEIERNLDTDVLCIKDGEETIGLAGIMGGLQSGIKDDTTEIIFESASFDGTNIRVNSKKLNLRTEASSRFEKDIDPNLTELALNRACALIEELKVGTIVEGTIDIYNERKEPHTMTVDSNWVNRFLGTDISKEQMKEYLDRLELKTTIENDNLIIAVPTFRIDIAIKEDIAEEVARIYGYNNVPMTVIGANSPKDAKNKKLKLDDLVINTMISSGLNQSISYSFVSPKVFDMINLPSDSELRNVVKIKNPLGEDYSIMRTSTLPSMMECLGRNYSRSNEFARLFELGKVYIPKADENQLPNEKNILTIGLYGDVDYLDLKGVVENLIDAMGIKNPSYKRQSENVSYHPGKTAELFIGKEKVGVLGEIHPDVADNYGIDANAYVAELDLDILYANSNTEKKYKPLPKYPAVTRDIALLVEDAILVQEIEETIRKAGGNLVETVKLFDVYKGKQIPEGKKSIAYAISYRDENKTLTDNEVNKVHEKILRSLEYKLGAQLR, encoded by the coding sequence ATGAAAGTACCTTATTTATGGCTAAAAGACTATGTAAATATAGATATAGATGCAAATGAACTAGCTGATAGGCTTACACTATCAGGATCAAAGGTTGAGGAAGTAATAACTTCAGGAGAAGATATAACAAATGTTGTAACTGGTAAGCTTCTTAAGATAGAGGCACATCCAGATGCAGAAAAACTGGTTATATGTCAAGTTGAAGTTGGTCAAGAGGAACCTGTTCAAATAGTTACAGGAGCTAAGAACATGAAGGAAAATGATATAGTTCCAGTTGCTCTTCATGGTTCAACTCTACCAAATGGATTAAAGATAAAGAAGGGTAAGCTTAGAGGTGTTCCATCAAATGGAATGATGTGTTCTGAAGAAGAACTAGGAATAGCTGGAGATGAACCAGTTCATGGGCTTATGATATTACCTGAAAATACACCTATTGGCAAGGATATAAAAGATGTATTAGGTTTAAATAAGGCTGTAATAGATTTTGAAATAACTTCTAACAGACCTGATTGCTTAAGCGTACTCGGAATAGCTAGAGAAACAGCAGCTACTTTAGGGATAGAATACAAAAATCCTTCAGTAGAATATAAAACTAGCGGAACAGGCAATGTTGAAGACATAGTAAAAGTAGAAGTAAAAGATGCTCTATGCAGAAGATATATGGCTAGAGCAGTAAAAGATATAAAGATAGAACCATCACCAACATGGATGCAAGAAAGACTTCTAGAAGCAGGAGTTAGACCAATAAATAATGTGGTAGATATAACTAACTTTGTTATGTTAGAGCTTGGCCAACCAATGCATGCTTTCGATAAAAGAGAAATTAAATCTAACAAGATTGTTGTTGAGAGAGCAAAGGAAAATGAAAAGTTTGTAACTCTTGATGAAATAGAAAGAAATCTAGATACAGATGTTCTTTGTATAAAAGATGGTGAAGAAACTATAGGTCTTGCTGGAATAATGGGCGGACTTCAATCAGGAATTAAGGATGATACAACTGAGATAATCTTTGAAAGTGCTAGTTTTGATGGTACTAATATCCGTGTAAATTCAAAGAAGCTTAATCTTAGAACAGAGGCTTCTTCAAGATTTGAAAAGGATATTGATCCAAACTTAACTGAACTTGCATTAAATAGAGCTTGTGCACTTATAGAGGAACTTAAGGTTGGAACAATAGTAGAGGGAACTATAGATATATATAATGAAAGAAAAGAGCCTCATACTATGACAGTAGATTCTAACTGGGTGAATAGATTCTTAGGAACAGATATTTCAAAGGAACAAATGAAAGAATACCTAGATAGATTAGAGCTTAAAACAACTATTGAAAATGATAATTTAATTATAGCTGTACCAACTTTCAGAATTGATATAGCAATAAAAGAAGATATAGCAGAAGAAGTTGCAAGAATATACGGTTATAACAACGTACCTATGACAGTAATTGGTGCTAATTCTCCAAAGGATGCTAAGAACAAGAAATTAAAATTAGATGACTTAGTTATAAATACTATGATTTCAAGTGGATTAAATCAATCTATTTCTTACTCTTTCGTAAGTCCAAAGGTATTTGATATGATAAACTTGCCTTCAGATAGCGAACTTAGAAATGTTGTAAAGATTAAGAATCCATTAGGTGAAGATTACAGCATAATGAGAACATCAACTCTTCCTTCAATGATGGAGTGTCTTGGAAGAAATTATTCAAGAAGCAACGAATTTGCAAGATTATTTGAACTAGGTAAGGTTTATATTCCAAAGGCTGATGAAAATCAATTACCAAATGAAAAGAATATACTTACAATAGGTCTATATGGAGATGTTGATTATTTGGATCTAAAAGGAGTAGTTGAAAATCTCATAGATGCAATGGGAATAAAGAATCCATCATATAAGAGACAAAGTGAAAATGTAAGCTATCATCCAGGAAAAACTGCTGAATTATTTATAGGAAAAGAAAAAGTAGGCGTACTTGGTGAGATACATCCTGATGTAGCTGATAACTATGGAATAGATGCAAATGCTTATGTGGCAGAACTTGATTTAGATATACTTTATGCAAATTCTAACACAGAGAAAAAGTATAAACCATTACCAAAGTATCCTGCTGTAACAAGAGATATAGCACTGCTTGTTGAAGATGCTATATTAGTTCAAGAAATTGAAGAAACTATAAGAAAAGCTGGTGGAAACTTAGTAGAGACTGTGAAGTTATTTGACGTATATAAAGGAAAGCAAATACCAGAGGGTAAAAAGAGCATAGCTTATGCTATTTCTTATAGAGATGAGAATAAGACTTTAACTGATAATGAAGTTAATAAAGTGCATGAAAAGATATTGCGTTCATTAGAATATAAGCTAGGAGCACAATTAAGATAA
- the pheS gene encoding phenylalanine--tRNA ligase subunit alpha gives MKEKLLEIKDSALKVLEDVKNSSEIENIRVKYLGKKGELTTILRGMGGLTNEERPIIGKLANEVRAEIENRLDEISTEIKNIEKKKKLEGEVIDITMPGRKNLVGKRHPLDLTLEHMKEIFISMGFTIEEGPEIEKDYYNFEALNIPKNHPARSEQDTFYINDNVVLRTQTSPVQIRVMEKQKPPIKMISPGKVFRSDAADATHSPIFYQMEGLVIDKGITFADLKGTLELFAKKMFGENVKTKFRPHHFPFTEPSAEMDATCFVCGGEGCRVCKGSGWIELYGCGMVHPQVLRNCGIDPEEYSGFAFGMGVDRMVMLKYGIDDIRQLYESDMRFLNQF, from the coding sequence ATGAAAGAAAAACTTTTAGAAATCAAGGATAGTGCATTAAAAGTTCTTGAAGATGTAAAAAACAGCAGTGAGATTGAAAATATTAGAGTTAAATATCTAGGTAAAAAAGGTGAATTAACTACAATATTAAGAGGTATGGGAGGTCTTACTAATGAAGAGAGACCAATCATAGGTAAGCTTGCAAACGAAGTAAGAGCAGAAATTGAAAATAGATTAGATGAAATTTCCACGGAAATAAAGAATATTGAAAAGAAAAAGAAACTAGAAGGTGAAGTTATAGATATAACTATGCCTGGTAGAAAGAACCTAGTAGGCAAGAGACATCCACTAGATTTAACTCTAGAGCACATGAAGGAAATATTCATATCAATGGGCTTTACTATAGAGGAAGGGCCTGAAATAGAAAAAGATTATTACAACTTCGAAGCACTTAATATACCAAAGAATCATCCAGCAAGAAGTGAACAAGATACATTCTATATAAATGATAATGTAGTTCTAAGAACTCAAACTTCACCAGTACAAATTAGAGTTATGGAAAAACAAAAACCACCTATAAAGATGATCTCTCCAGGTAAAGTATTCAGATCAGATGCAGCTGATGCTACACATTCACCAATATTTTATCAAATGGAAGGCTTAGTAATTGATAAGGGTATAACTTTTGCTGATTTAAAAGGAACTCTAGAATTATTCGCTAAAAAGATGTTTGGAGAAAATGTTAAAACTAAGTTCAGACCACATCACTTCCCATTCACTGAACCTTCAGCAGAAATGGATGCAACTTGCTTCGTTTGCGGAGGAGAAGGCTGTAGAGTATGTAAAGGTAGCGGTTGGATAGAACTTTACGGATGCGGTATGGTACATCCACAAGTTCTTAGAAACTGTGGTATAGATCCAGAAGAATATAGCGGATTTGCTTTCGGTATGGGCGTAGACAGAATGGTAATGCTTAAGTACGGCATTGATGATATAAGACAACTATATGAAAGTGATATGAGATTTTTAAATCAGTTTTAG
- a CDS encoding TrmH family RNA methyltransferase — protein sequence MHLIESNDNKHFKELKKLKEKKYRKQLGLYIIEGLRFVEEAVKADAAIDEIIIDEAKQERFEDICLKVNDDKITLLKSSLFNQLSGTENSQGIIAVIKIGCSENNYKGSFYVLLDKLQDPGNVGTIIRTAHAAAVDGIIVRDGTVDIYNDKTLRSTMGSIFYTNIIEDKNLEVVQKFKEDGFKLLASSLDTDFNYYEVDLSDKIILVVGNEGNGVSDEIYKLCDLKAKIPMPGNAESLNASVAASIMIYEKVRQNLCK from the coding sequence GTGCATTTAATTGAAAGTAATGATAACAAGCATTTTAAAGAACTAAAGAAGCTAAAGGAAAAGAAGTATAGAAAACAGCTTGGTTTATATATAATAGAAGGATTAAGATTTGTTGAAGAAGCAGTAAAAGCTGATGCAGCTATAGACGAGATTATTATCGATGAAGCAAAGCAAGAAAGATTTGAAGACATATGCTTAAAAGTTAATGATGATAAAATTACGCTTTTAAAGTCATCATTGTTTAATCAATTATCAGGTACAGAAAATTCGCAAGGTATTATAGCGGTTATAAAAATTGGCTGTAGTGAGAACAATTATAAGGGAAGTTTTTATGTGCTTTTAGATAAACTACAAGATCCTGGAAATGTTGGTACTATAATAAGGACTGCTCATGCTGCAGCAGTTGATGGAATTATTGTTAGAGATGGGACTGTTGATATATATAATGATAAAACTCTTAGAAGTACAATGGGATCAATATTCTACACTAACATAATAGAAGATAAGAACCTCGAAGTGGTACAAAAGTTTAAGGAAGATGGTTTTAAGCTCCTGGCAAGCTCTTTAGATACGGATTTTAACTATTATGAAGTAGATTTAAGTGATAAAATTATTTTGGTGGTAGGTAATGAAGGAAATGGAGTTTCTGATGAGATTTATAAGCTTTGCGACTTGAAAGCAAAGATACCTATGCCAGGAAATGCAGAGTCTTTGAATGCTTCGGTGGCTGCTTCAATAATGATTTATGAAAAAGTTAGGCAAAATCTATGTAAATAG
- a CDS encoding potassium channel family protein yields MSNKQFVVIGLGRFGTSVAKTLYDLGNDVLAIDVDEDLVQEISDSVTHAVQMDATDESALKTLGIRNFDVAVITIGENIQASVMVTLLVKELGVKYIVAKGHSDLHAKVLYKIGADRVILPEKDMGVRVAHNLVSSTILDYIDLSPDYSIIEIESPKEWHNNNLRDLSLRTRFGINVMAIKKENDINITPNAEEVIEAGDILVAIGSTEDLGKLESFISRK; encoded by the coding sequence ATGAGTAATAAACAATTTGTTGTTATTGGACTTGGAAGATTTGGTACTTCTGTTGCAAAAACTCTTTATGATTTAGGAAATGATGTTTTGGCTATTGATGTAGATGAAGATCTTGTTCAGGAAATTTCTGATAGTGTGACTCATGCAGTTCAAATGGATGCTACAGATGAAAGTGCTTTAAAGACTCTAGGAATTAGAAATTTTGATGTAGCGGTAATAACCATAGGTGAGAATATTCAAGCAAGTGTAATGGTTACACTTTTAGTAAAGGAATTAGGCGTAAAATATATTGTGGCTAAAGGTCATAGTGATCTTCATGCTAAGGTTTTATATAAAATAGGTGCTGATAGAGTAATACTTCCTGAGAAAGATATGGGAGTTAGGGTAGCACATAATTTAGTATCGTCAACTATATTAGATTATATAGATCTTTCACCTGACTATAGTATAATAGAAATAGAAAGTCCGAAAGAGTGGCATAATAATAACCTAAGAGATTTAAGTCTTAGAACAAGATTTGGAATAAACGTAATGGCAATAAAAAAAGAAAATGATATAAATATAACTCCGAACGCTGAAGAAGTAATTGAGGCGGGTGATATATTAGTTGCTATTGGTTCAACAGAAGATTTGGGGAAATTGGAATCATTTATATCAAGAAAATAA
- a CDS encoding TrkH family potassium uptake protein — protein sequence MNITLRHKFKFNAVQTLSLGFAIVILIGGILLSLPISSQSGTATNFIDSLFTSTTAVCVTGLVTLDTGTHWNYFGKTVIMILIQVGGLGFMSFATLLAILIGKKITLKERLVMQEAMNTFGIQGLVKMVRYILIFTFSVEGLGALLYSTQFIPEFGLAKGIYYSVFHSVSAFCNAGIDLLGDFRSLTIYYNNSVIILTTAALIIIGGLGFTVWMEIYNFKGIKKLSFHSKMVILITTVLVFGGAILMFLFEFNNPGTMRGMNLKDKLVNSFFASVTPRTAGFNSISTADMTPAGKLLTIILMFIGGSSGSTSGGIKTTTFGILIFTLISTVKGREDTEVFKRRVSKETVYKSFAIFSIALALVLSVTMVLSITEVSAPFEYLLYEATSAFGTVGLTLGLTPKLSLIGKMLIILTMYLGRVGPLTVAVAITKVKKKQNYKYPEDKILVG from the coding sequence ATGAATATAACTTTAAGACACAAATTTAAATTTAATGCTGTTCAGACTCTTTCTTTGGGATTTGCCATTGTAATTCTCATAGGAGGCATTCTGTTAAGTTTGCCTATATCGTCACAAAGTGGGACAGCCACAAATTTTATAGATAGCCTGTTTACTTCTACTACAGCAGTTTGTGTTACAGGACTGGTAACTTTAGATACTGGCACTCATTGGAATTATTTTGGTAAGACTGTTATAATGATATTAATACAAGTTGGTGGACTAGGTTTTATGTCCTTTGCAACTTTATTAGCTATACTTATAGGTAAAAAGATTACTCTTAAGGAAAGGCTAGTAATGCAAGAAGCCATGAATACCTTTGGTATTCAAGGTTTAGTTAAAATGGTAAGGTATATTTTGATCTTTACATTTTCGGTAGAAGGGCTTGGTGCACTTTTATATTCTACACAATTTATTCCTGAATTTGGCTTGGCAAAAGGCATATACTATAGTGTTTTTCATTCGGTTTCCGCTTTTTGTAATGCTGGAATAGATTTGTTGGGGGACTTTAGAAGTTTAACAATATATTATAATAATTCAGTAATTATTCTAACAACAGCAGCATTAATAATAATTGGTGGTCTTGGGTTTACAGTTTGGATGGAGATATATAACTTTAAAGGTATTAAAAAGTTATCTTTTCATTCGAAAATGGTAATTCTAATCACAACAGTTTTAGTATTTGGCGGAGCGATTTTAATGTTTTTATTTGAATTTAATAACCCTGGAACTATGAGAGGCATGAATTTAAAAGATAAACTTGTAAATTCATTTTTTGCATCAGTAACACCTAGAACTGCAGGGTTTAATTCTATATCTACTGCAGATATGACTCCTGCAGGTAAACTTCTTACTATAATTTTAATGTTTATAGGAGGGTCCTCAGGTTCTACTTCTGGAGGAATAAAAACAACTACCTTCGGTATATTAATTTTTACATTAATATCAACTGTAAAAGGTAGAGAAGATACAGAAGTGTTTAAGAGAAGAGTATCAAAAGAGACTGTTTATAAATCCTTTGCTATATTTAGTATTGCATTAGCTTTAGTTTTGTCAGTAACTATGGTTCTATCAATTACTGAAGTATCTGCACCTTTTGAATACTTATTATATGAAGCGACTTCTGCTTTTGGAACAGTTGGTTTAACTTTAGGATTAACACCTAAATTAAGCCTAATTGGAAAGATGCTGATAATATTAACTATGTATCTAGGAAGAGTTGGTCCTCTTACTGTTGCGGTTGCTATAACAAAAGTAAAGAAAAAACAAAATTATAAATATCCAGAGGACAAGATATTAGTAGGGTAG
- the rplT gene encoding 50S ribosomal protein L20: MARVKRAVNARKNHKKVLKLAKGYYGGKSKLFKTANESVVRALRNAYVGRRLKKRDYRKLWIARINAATRVNGLSYSRFMNGIKLAGVDINRKMLSEIAINDAKAFTDLVELAKKHLNA; encoded by the coding sequence ATGGCAAGAGTTAAAAGAGCCGTAAACGCTCGTAAAAATCATAAAAAGGTATTGAAGCTTGCAAAAGGTTACTACGGTGGAAAGAGCAAGTTATTCAAGACAGCAAACGAATCAGTTGTAAGAGCATTAAGAAATGCTTATGTTGGTAGAAGATTAAAGAAGAGAGATTACAGAAAACTTTGGATAGCAAGAATAAATGCTGCTACAAGAGTTAATGGTCTTTCATATTCAAGATTCATGAATGGAATCAAATTAGCTGGTGTTGATATAAACAGAAAGATGCTTTCAGAAATCGCTATAAACGATGCAAAAGCATTTACTGATTTAGTTGAATTAGCAAAGAAGCACTTAAACGCTTAA
- the rpmI gene encoding 50S ribosomal protein L35 has translation MPKMKTHRGAAKRFKKTGSGKLKRAKAFKSHILTKKSSKRKRNLRKTAYVSTAQEKAMKKLLPYL, from the coding sequence ATGCCAAAAATGAAAACTCATAGAGGTGCAGCAAAGAGATTTAAAAAGACAGGATCAGGTAAGTTGAAGAGAGCTAAAGCTTTCAAGAGCCATATATTAACTAAGAAGAGCTCTAAGAGAAAGAGAAATCTTAGAAAAACTGCTTACGTTTCAACTGCACAAGAAAAAGCAATGAAGAAATTATTACCATATCTATAA
- the infC gene encoding translation initiation factor IF-3: MKNINKDFAINEEIRQKELRVLSDDGSQLGIMSTKEALKLAEEKELDLVLISPTANPPVSRIMDFGKFIYEQSKKEKEAKKKQKVISVKEIRFSPNIEEHDVEIKANNAKKFLEDGDKVKVTVRFRGREADYAHVGYKILENFLGRVSELCVVEKPAKLEGRNMIMILAPKKA; the protein is encoded by the coding sequence GTGAAAAATATTAATAAAGATTTTGCAATCAATGAAGAAATTAGACAAAAAGAATTGAGAGTTCTTTCTGATGATGGTAGCCAGTTAGGCATAATGTCTACAAAAGAAGCTTTAAAACTAGCTGAAGAAAAGGAACTTGATTTGGTTTTGATTTCCCCAACTGCTAATCCGCCTGTAAGTAGGATTATGGATTTTGGGAAATTCATATACGAACAGTCTAAAAAAGAAAAGGAAGCCAAGAAAAAGCAAAAAGTTATTAGTGTTAAAGAAATCAGATTTAGCCCTAACATTGAAGAACACGATGTTGAAATCAAAGCAAATAATGCCAAGAAATTTCTTGAAGATGGAGACAAGGTTAAGGTAACTGTAAGGTTTAGAGGTAGAGAGGCTGATTATGCACACGTAGGATATAAGATACTTGAAAACTTTTTAGGTAGAGTATCAGAATTATGCGTGGTTGAGAAGCCTGCTAAACTAGAGGGCAGAAATATGATTATGATTTTGGCTCCTAAAAAAGCATAA
- the ytxC gene encoding putative sporulation protein YtxC: MLLLKLAYEGEQYFIEDIQNIRNMLKEKNITIGISESLENNTHFVKIFCDDDDYNDRLKSIIYLYISNILYRVVIDVFKKREMFEYLTDTYFFLKHDELLEVEEDIMSVLNMQEAISDETSVYCMNRINSIIEVIRDCIEENDEININGFITFRMRELIGEIERIIDKVVEKYMVEKEYKEFIKLLKYFVDIQESRIEEVNLIVEDEGGYKITDSDGKDIFQDFISDLSECKLGAGVNVEDVIISGLITNCPEKIIIHNRELCLNREFLDTISNVFEERVTYCDDCKVCGKNKIKI; encoded by the coding sequence ATGTTATTGCTGAAGCTTGCTTACGAAGGAGAACAGTACTTCATAGAAGATATACAGAATATCAGAAATATGCTTAAAGAAAAAAATATAACAATTGGTATTTCTGAAAGTTTAGAAAATAATACCCACTTCGTAAAGATATTTTGTGATGATGATGACTATAATGATAGATTAAAATCAATAATATATCTCTATATAAGCAACATATTATATAGAGTTGTAATAGATGTATTTAAGAAAAGAGAAATGTTTGAATATCTTACAGACACATATTTTTTCTTAAAGCATGATGAACTTCTAGAAGTTGAAGAAGATATAATGAGTGTGCTAAATATGCAAGAAGCCATTTCTGATGAAACAAGTGTTTACTGTATGAATAGAATTAATTCTATTATTGAAGTGATAAGAGATTGCATAGAGGAAAATGATGAAATTAATATAAACGGTTTTATTACGTTTAGAATGAGGGAACTAATAGGGGAAATAGAGAGGATAATTGATAAAGTAGTAGAAAAATATATGGTGGAGAAAGAATACAAAGAATTTATAAAACTTTTAAAATACTTTGTTGATATACAGGAGAGCAGAATAGAAGAAGTAAATTTAATTGTAGAAGATGAAGGTGGATATAAGATAACTGACAGTGATGGAAAAGATATATTTCAAGATTTTATAAGTGACTTAAGTGAATGTAAGCTTGGAGCTGGAGTTAATGTAGAAGATGTTATAATAAGTGGTCTTATAACTAATTGTCCTGAAAAAATAATCATTCATAACAGGGAGTTATGCCTAAATAGAGAGTTTTTAGATACCATATCAAATGTGTTTGAGGAAAGAGTAACTTACTGCGATGATTGCAAAGTGTGTGGAAAAAATAAAATAAAAATTTAA